In the genome of Paenibacillus pabuli, one region contains:
- a CDS encoding YitT family protein yields the protein MIWHFLVIVLGAAAIACGFNWFLVPHQLLSGGVSGISMLLGYFTNLNLSIMYFVLNIPLLIAGWFILGRRFITLSIVSVAATSWFIGLLPVFAVATDPLLSCVFGGVLVGLGTGVSFRVGGSTGGLDIVGSIFTRNRDFPIGTVMAGMNGAIIMLAGYLNDNWNIALASMVSIYITGKVLDLIHISHVKVTLYIITNETDAMLKKLLIRPRGVTKIKTQGAYTDIEKDMLMTVTTRYELVEIKRIIKETDPTAFVNIVETVGVMGSFRRS from the coding sequence ATGATTTGGCACTTTTTAGTGATCGTATTGGGTGCTGCAGCTATTGCCTGCGGCTTCAACTGGTTTTTGGTTCCCCATCAGCTTCTCAGCGGCGGGGTATCCGGTATTTCCATGCTTCTCGGCTATTTCACAAATTTGAATCTTAGTATAATGTATTTTGTTCTAAACATTCCTCTGCTCATTGCAGGTTGGTTTATTCTTGGACGACGTTTCATTACATTAAGTATTGTTTCGGTAGCAGCCACTTCATGGTTCATCGGGCTTCTGCCTGTTTTTGCTGTGGCAACAGATCCTCTGCTAAGTTGTGTATTTGGGGGTGTGTTAGTGGGGCTGGGTACCGGAGTTTCTTTCCGAGTAGGCGGCTCAACGGGCGGGCTCGACATTGTTGGTTCCATTTTCACCCGCAATCGTGATTTCCCGATTGGAACGGTAATGGCTGGCATGAACGGAGCCATCATTATGCTCGCAGGCTATCTGAATGATAACTGGAATATCGCACTTGCCTCCATGGTATCCATCTATATCACAGGCAAAGTGCTGGATCTGATTCATATCAGCCATGTGAAAGTCACATTGTACATTATCACCAATGAAACCGACGCGATGTTGAAAAAATTGCTTATTCGCCCTCGCGGGGTCACCAAAATTAAGACTCAAGGAGCATATACAGACATTGAAAAGGACATGTTAATGACAGTGACTACTCGCTACGAACTTGTTGAAATCAAACGAATTATTAAGGAAACCGATCCGACCGCCTTTGTTAATATCGTGGAAACTGTTGGAGTCATGGGTTCTTTTCGCCGAAGTTGA
- a CDS encoding DEAD/DEAH box helicase → MTNLNFADFNLEPLVLQAITELGFEEATPIQSKSIPFALEGRDLIGQAQTGTGKTAAFGIPLISKISKSDEKIRALIMAPTRELAIQVAEEIEKLTRFKGLRSLPIYGGQDIVRQIRALKRKPQIIIGTPGRLLDHINRKTIKLDDVQTVVLDEADEMLDMGFMEDIQSILKQVPDERQTMLFSATMPPNIQKLAQQFLNNPEHVSVIPKQVSAPLIDQAYIEVPERQKFEALSRLLDMESPELAIVFGRTKRRVDELAEALQKRGYSADGLHGDLSQNQRDTVMRKFRDGSIDVLVATDVAARGLDVSGVTHVVNFDLPQDPESYVHRIGRTGRAGKEGAAWSFVTPREIDHLHFIERVTRHRIPRKPLPTMAEAVEGKQRLTAERLLEIVQSGELNEYKGIAIQMLEQYDSVQLLSAALKLLTGDKKDAQIDLTPEDPIRAKRRKPDVRSGGRKPSGYSGNRSGGGGGYNRDRNSSGGGRGGYNRDRNSSGSGSREGGYNRDRKPRPSNNEGRRPAKDSSFE, encoded by the coding sequence TTGACAAATTTAAATTTCGCAGATTTTAATCTTGAACCACTGGTGCTTCAAGCGATCACCGAACTTGGGTTTGAAGAGGCAACTCCGATTCAATCCAAATCAATCCCTTTTGCTCTTGAAGGCAGAGACTTGATCGGTCAAGCTCAAACGGGTACTGGTAAAACCGCTGCATTTGGTATTCCATTGATCAGCAAAATCTCCAAAAGCGATGAAAAAATCCGCGCCCTCATTATGGCACCTACACGTGAACTTGCGATTCAAGTTGCCGAAGAAATCGAAAAACTCACCCGCTTCAAAGGTTTGCGCTCCCTGCCAATTTACGGAGGACAAGACATCGTTCGTCAAATCCGTGCACTGAAAAGAAAACCACAGATCATCATTGGTACACCAGGACGTCTCCTGGATCATATCAACCGCAAAACAATCAAACTTGATGATGTACAAACTGTTGTATTGGATGAAGCAGATGAAATGCTCGACATGGGTTTCATGGAGGATATTCAATCCATCCTGAAACAAGTTCCAGACGAGCGTCAAACGATGCTGTTCTCAGCAACAATGCCTCCTAACATTCAAAAATTGGCACAACAATTCTTGAACAACCCTGAGCACGTATCCGTGATCCCTAAACAAGTAAGCGCACCTTTGATTGACCAAGCTTACATTGAAGTGCCTGAACGTCAAAAGTTCGAAGCACTCAGCCGTTTGCTGGATATGGAATCTCCTGAACTGGCGATCGTATTCGGACGTACCAAACGTCGTGTTGACGAATTGGCTGAAGCTCTGCAAAAACGTGGATATTCTGCTGACGGTCTTCATGGTGACTTGTCCCAAAACCAACGTGATACAGTAATGCGTAAGTTCCGTGACGGCAGCATTGATGTACTTGTTGCAACAGACGTAGCTGCTCGTGGTCTCGACGTATCCGGTGTAACTCACGTTGTGAACTTTGACCTTCCACAAGATCCGGAAAGTTATGTTCACCGTATCGGCCGTACAGGTCGTGCAGGTAAAGAGGGTGCTGCATGGTCATTCGTTACTCCGCGTGAAATCGACCACCTGCACTTTATCGAGCGTGTAACACGTCACCGTATTCCACGCAAACCTTTGCCAACAATGGCAGAAGCGGTAGAAGGCAAACAACGTTTGACAGCTGAGCGTTTGCTCGAAATCGTACAATCTGGCGAACTGAACGAATACAAAGGTATCGCGATTCAAATGCTTGAGCAATATGATTCTGTTCAACTGTTGTCGGCAGCCCTGAAGCTCCTGACTGGTGACAAGAAAGATGCTCAGATTGATCTGACTCCTGAAGATCCGATCCGTGCGAAGCGTCGCAAACCGGATGTTCGCTCTGGCGGACGCAAACCATCTGGTTACAGCGGTAACCGCAGTGGTGGTGGCGGTGGTTACAACCGTGATCGCAACAGCAGTGGTGGCGGACGTGGTGGGTACAACCGCGATCGTAACAGCAGCGGAAGTGGAAGCAGAGAGGGTGGTTACAACCGTGACCGCAAACCGCGTCCAAGCAACAACGAAGGACGTCGTCCTGCCAAAGATTCTTCTTTCGAATAA
- a CDS encoding YesL family protein — protein MEFKGAMGGIYRLTEWITRLAATNLLWAICSSPFLFFLIMKLLVIQQNLANESLQMNWAIAIVAPLTLFPATSALFTVVRKWNMGDTDVPIFRTFFVGYKENYKQSLIGGIFYTLLFAIMYLDYTVYMTQFRNMQLVGIIMLVLLLLLFVSLFNFFSMVVHYHMSIGLIIKNAVLLTLIRPFRVFSTLLGSGLLFYIGFRYPVLFVFFIISIIAWFAFFNFYATFNKMQEQMEKMQLKKEEEEAAKAAEEADGPAETIEAIEPAESKSSDEKHDNLQK, from the coding sequence TTGGAATTTAAAGGAGCTATGGGTGGGATCTACCGACTTACAGAGTGGATTACGAGACTGGCCGCAACCAACCTGTTGTGGGCTATTTGTTCGTCTCCGTTCTTGTTTTTCTTGATTATGAAACTGCTCGTGATTCAGCAGAACCTGGCCAACGAATCATTACAAATGAACTGGGCTATAGCCATTGTGGCACCGCTTACACTGTTTCCTGCGACATCTGCGCTGTTTACAGTTGTGCGTAAATGGAATATGGGGGATACGGACGTGCCGATCTTCCGTACTTTCTTTGTAGGTTACAAGGAGAACTATAAACAGAGTTTAATTGGAGGCATTTTCTATACCTTGCTGTTTGCCATCATGTATCTGGATTACACCGTATACATGACACAATTCCGCAATATGCAGTTGGTTGGAATTATAATGCTTGTACTGCTGCTGCTGCTGTTTGTTTCTCTCTTTAACTTTTTCTCAATGGTTGTGCACTACCACATGTCGATCGGATTGATTATTAAAAATGCAGTTCTTTTGACACTGATTAGACCATTTCGTGTATTTTCCACGTTGCTGGGAAGTGGGTTGTTGTTCTATATCGGTTTCCGTTATCCGGTCTTGTTTGTCTTCTTCATTATTAGCATTATTGCCTGGTTTGCGTTTTTCAACTTCTACGCCACCTTTAACAAGATGCAGGAGCAGATGGAGAAGATGCAGCTGAAGAAGGAAGAAGAGGAAGCGGCAAAAGCTGCTGAAGAGGCTGATGGCCCAGCTGAGACGATTGAGGCGATTGAGCCTGCAGAATCCAAATCATCTGACGAAAAACACGATAATCTTCAAAAATAA
- a CDS encoding DUF1499 domain-containing protein — MTLKRTLVGIIRSMEGTSDRAKDPKLKTRYYNLSKDRAWEEVSSTLKKIPGYKVLHEVPSVGEVILEKRTTFGRTMDITVSIISVSPVRSAVDMYSASRGSLGDLGSNYRTIMNLFSVLDKKLSKYKSND; from the coding sequence TTGACCTTAAAGAGAACGCTCGTCGGTATCATCCGCAGCATGGAGGGAACCAGCGATCGAGCCAAGGATCCCAAATTAAAAACACGGTATTATAACTTATCCAAAGACAGAGCTTGGGAAGAAGTTTCTTCGACACTCAAAAAAATTCCGGGTTATAAAGTGCTGCATGAAGTGCCTTCTGTAGGAGAGGTCATACTGGAGAAGCGGACTACCTTTGGACGGACGATGGATATTACGGTGTCCATTATATCGGTAAGTCCTGTACGCAGCGCGGTCGATATGTATTCGGCTTCACGTGGTTCACTTGGAGATCTGGGTTCTAATTATCGCACGATTATGAACTTGTTCTCCGTATTGGATAAAAAGCTGAGTAAGTATAAGTCAAACGATTGA
- the tpx gene encoding thiol peroxidase has protein sequence MAQERTGAATFKGNPITLIGPELKVGDQAPDFTLSKNLLEDASLKDFAGKIKLISVVPSLDTGVCDAQTRRFNVEAGDLGDNVVVLTVSVDLPFAQERWCGAAGVDRVVTLSDYKTRSFGENYGVLIKEFQLDMRSIFVVDAEDRITYVEYLPEMTDSPNFEQAISAVKALL, from the coding sequence ATGGCACAAGAACGTACAGGCGCAGCCACTTTTAAAGGCAACCCTATTACATTGATCGGACCCGAGTTGAAAGTGGGCGATCAAGCTCCCGATTTTACATTAAGCAAAAATCTGCTTGAAGATGCATCCCTGAAAGACTTCGCAGGTAAAATCAAATTAATCAGCGTTGTTCCTTCACTGGACACTGGCGTATGCGATGCCCAAACTCGCCGTTTCAATGTTGAAGCAGGGGATCTTGGCGACAATGTAGTCGTATTGACAGTAAGCGTTGACCTTCCGTTCGCACAGGAACGCTGGTGCGGAGCAGCCGGTGTAGACCGCGTCGTAACACTGTCTGATTACAAAACACGTTCATTCGGTGAAAACTACGGTGTTCTGATCAAAGAATTCCAACTGGACATGCGCTCCATCTTCGTGGTGGATGCTGAAGACCGAATTACATATGTGGAATATCTGCCTGAAATGACAGACTCACCTAACTTCGAGCAAGCGATTTCCGCTGTAAAAGCTTTGCTGTAA
- a CDS encoding rhomboid family intramembrane serine protease → MIFIRYENWKSYLKFFPLTSILLIANVVMFIVLSFNGGSTNSMTLLKFGALVNHELFAADWWRYITSMFLHAGFSHLLFNSFALIVFAPPMERLLGSVRYGVLYLGGGILGNILAVAWYNSVGATTISVGASGAIYAIYGAFLYVALFQRTMMDETSRKTLYTLLIFGIIFSFAMTGINWMAHLGGLLGGFFIYGLLIRLWKPRSFKQ, encoded by the coding sequence ATGATATTTATAAGGTATGAGAACTGGAAAAGTTATTTAAAATTTTTCCCTTTGACGTCGATTCTGTTAATTGCCAATGTTGTTATGTTTATTGTGTTAAGTTTTAATGGTGGTTCCACAAACAGTATGACGCTGCTTAAGTTTGGAGCACTTGTTAACCATGAGTTATTTGCAGCAGATTGGTGGCGTTATATTACGTCCATGTTCCTGCACGCTGGTTTCAGCCATCTGTTGTTTAACAGCTTCGCTCTTATCGTATTTGCACCACCAATGGAACGACTGCTTGGTTCGGTAAGGTATGGTGTGCTGTACTTGGGTGGGGGCATCCTAGGCAACATTCTGGCTGTTGCGTGGTATAACTCGGTTGGGGCAACGACAATCTCGGTAGGTGCTTCAGGTGCGATCTATGCCATCTATGGTGCGTTTCTGTATGTTGCCTTGTTCCAGCGGACAATGATGGACGAAACCTCACGCAAAACGTTGTATACGCTGCTTATATTTGGGATTATATTCTCCTTTGCCATGACAGGCATTAACTGGATGGCGCATTTGGGTGGGTTGTTAGGTGGATTCTTCATTTATGGACTTCTCATCCGCTTGTGGAAACCCCGCAGCTTTAAGCAGTAG
- a CDS encoding LysR family transcriptional regulator — protein sequence MELRQLHYFLKVAQKEHVTQAAEELHVAQSAVSRQIHQLEEELGVDLFMQKGRNLQLTAVGQLFCKRVEGILKDLDKAVGEVHEFLDPEHGEIRIGFPHSLGIHLIPSVVAAFRQRYPNVKFRFKQGMFPTLIRDVLSAEVDLAFISPFPEKHDQVDGDIVLTEELHAILPPNHPLAGEENIALEQLKDDKFVLFSKGYSLRPIVWHACLEAGFTPKIAFEGEETDTIRGLVAAGMGVSLLPEMALFQTNPLQPAHVAISHPKVTRTIGLIHRADDKLPLVAQSFRSFLLNYFGLQQNNTPPD from the coding sequence GTGGAATTAAGACAGTTGCATTACTTTTTGAAAGTGGCACAGAAGGAGCATGTTACGCAGGCGGCGGAGGAATTGCACGTAGCGCAGTCTGCGGTGAGTCGTCAGATTCATCAGCTGGAGGAAGAACTGGGAGTTGACCTCTTTATGCAAAAAGGGCGAAATCTGCAGTTGACCGCAGTTGGGCAGCTCTTTTGTAAACGGGTTGAAGGCATATTGAAAGATCTGGACAAAGCGGTCGGGGAGGTTCATGAGTTTCTCGATCCGGAGCATGGTGAGATTCGTATCGGTTTTCCTCATAGTCTCGGTATTCACTTGATTCCTTCGGTTGTAGCAGCGTTCCGTCAGCGTTACCCTAACGTCAAATTCAGATTCAAACAAGGCATGTTCCCGACGCTCATTCGTGATGTGTTATCGGCTGAAGTGGACTTGGCATTCATATCTCCATTTCCGGAGAAGCACGACCAGGTGGATGGTGACATTGTGCTTACGGAAGAATTGCATGCTATCCTTCCGCCCAATCATCCATTGGCCGGTGAAGAGAACATTGCGTTAGAGCAGCTTAAAGATGATAAGTTTGTGCTTTTCAGCAAAGGGTATTCTCTGCGTCCGATTGTCTGGCATGCTTGTCTTGAAGCAGGATTTACGCCCAAGATTGCTTTTGAAGGTGAAGAGACGGATACCATTCGTGGATTGGTTGCTGCCGGTATGGGTGTGAGTTTGCTGCCGGAAATGGCACTTTTTCAGACGAACCCGCTGCAACCAGCGCATGTGGCCATTTCTCATCCAAAAGTGACGCGTACGATCGGGTTGATCCACCGTGCGGATGATAAGCTTCCACTTGTTGCGCAGTCGTTTCGCTCATTCTTGCTTAATTATTTCGGTTTACAGCAAAACAATACCCCACCCGATTAA
- a CDS encoding zinc metallopeptidase yields MSFNNGMFVLIIIAFLLSLWAQFRVKSTFNRWSDVKNLNGMTGYDAARHMLDSNGLHDVPIEPVRGALSDHYDPINRVVRLSEPVYYENSISAVSVACHEVGHAIQHKESYPMLALRHRIFPIVNFASGLAPFLLIAGFIFNAMNLVGIGIIFFSVTVAFQLITLPVEFNASNRAREIMVSEGYIRNEEERGVAKVLNAAALTYVAAALISLLELIRYIGIFNSRD; encoded by the coding sequence ATGAGTTTTAATAACGGTATGTTCGTTTTGATCATTATCGCCTTTTTGCTCTCCTTATGGGCGCAATTTCGCGTTAAGAGTACATTCAATCGTTGGTCTGATGTCAAAAACCTGAACGGAATGACCGGGTACGATGCTGCCCGCCACATGCTTGATTCCAATGGCCTGCACGACGTTCCTATTGAACCCGTGCGCGGAGCACTCTCCGATCACTATGATCCGATCAATCGGGTAGTGAGGTTGTCTGAGCCTGTATATTACGAAAATTCAATCTCGGCTGTCTCCGTGGCGTGTCACGAAGTGGGCCATGCGATCCAGCACAAGGAAAGTTATCCGATGCTGGCACTGCGTCACCGGATTTTCCCAATCGTCAATTTTGCATCCGGACTTGCGCCCTTCTTGCTTATCGCCGGATTCATCTTTAATGCAATGAACCTTGTCGGTATTGGTATTATTTTCTTCTCCGTAACCGTTGCTTTCCAACTCATTACATTGCCGGTCGAATTCAACGCAAGTAACCGCGCAAGAGAAATTATGGTATCGGAAGGTTACATTCGGAATGAAGAAGAAAGAGGCGTCGCTAAAGTATTGAATGCCGCGGCATTAACTTACGTCGCTGCAGCGTTAATCTCATTGCTTGAGCTGATTCGTTACATCGGAATTTTCAATAGCCGAGACTAA
- a CDS encoding MerR family transcriptional regulator — protein sequence MKLFRIGELAKTAGVSERTIDYYTKLGLIAPEERTEKNYRLYSNETLTRLERIVHMKQEKYSLDEIKQSLEKWSLVSTEEQVASKLTTLELHVQQLEREVNELKPLLGEMKPVQARKMMAGLLTKSAGTMEALKILLENTMM from the coding sequence ATGAAATTGTTTCGGATTGGCGAACTTGCCAAAACTGCTGGAGTGAGCGAACGGACGATTGATTATTACACAAAACTCGGTCTCATCGCTCCGGAAGAGCGCACAGAAAAAAACTATCGTCTTTATAGTAATGAAACTTTAACCAGGCTCGAACGTATTGTACACATGAAACAAGAGAAGTATAGTCTCGACGAGATCAAGCAATCTCTTGAGAAGTGGAGTCTGGTGAGCACGGAAGAACAGGTTGCCAGCAAACTGACAACATTGGAGCTTCATGTGCAACAGCTTGAGCGAGAGGTAAATGAGCTTAAACCGCTGCTTGGCGAGATGAAACCTGTACAAGCACGCAAGATGATGGCCGGACTACTCACCAAAAGCGCTGGTACAATGGAAGCCTTGAAAATCTTGCTCGAGAACACCATGATGTAG
- a CDS encoding ammonium transporter has product MRKKWLVSVLIMLTLLAFPVSAFAAAEGPTNIELQSGLNSAFTFLAVVLVFLMQGGFALLEAGSTRMKNAGHIAGKTILTLGISVIAFWALGFGLGFGNGNSFFGTAGFFLSGDGMAASFESLAFSDVPLTVKFVFHLAFAAVSLAIACGGMAERAKMSVYIVFGTLYTIIMYPVVAHWVWGGGWLAELGMQDFAGSTVVHLTGATAALVATILLKPRIGKYNKDGKPNIIPGHNQVYSVLGVIILWIGWFGFNPGSTLSAMGDGFFGYVALTTNVAAAAGGVAALLISWAVLGKSDIPSMLNGVLAALVAITGACAFVEPWAALVIGALAGIITFFTAQFFDRKGIDDPIYAFSVHGIAGMWGAISTGLFATPELAENAGVGQAGLFYGGGFHQLGVQLLGLVGAFAFVLIMSFIILGGMKAIMGIRVTEEEETMGLDLSEHGTYGYPEQMKNVETKSNGGTFSS; this is encoded by the coding sequence ATGAGAAAGAAATGGTTGGTTTCGGTGTTAATAATGCTTACTTTATTGGCTTTCCCGGTCAGCGCATTTGCAGCTGCGGAGGGGCCGACTAACATCGAACTACAAAGTGGTCTGAACTCAGCCTTTACGTTTCTGGCTGTTGTGCTGGTTTTCCTGATGCAAGGGGGATTTGCTCTACTTGAAGCGGGTTCGACCCGAATGAAAAATGCAGGACATATTGCGGGTAAAACAATCCTGACATTGGGAATTTCAGTTATTGCCTTCTGGGCTCTGGGCTTCGGCCTTGGTTTTGGTAATGGTAACAGTTTCTTCGGAACAGCCGGATTTTTCCTGAGTGGAGACGGAATGGCTGCTTCGTTCGAATCATTGGCCTTCTCTGATGTTCCGCTAACAGTCAAATTTGTATTCCATCTTGCTTTTGCAGCGGTATCCCTGGCTATTGCCTGCGGTGGTATGGCAGAACGTGCAAAGATGAGTGTATATATCGTTTTTGGTACGCTGTATACCATTATCATGTATCCGGTTGTTGCTCACTGGGTATGGGGCGGCGGCTGGTTGGCTGAGCTTGGCATGCAAGACTTTGCAGGTTCCACGGTTGTGCATTTGACAGGTGCAACTGCCGCATTGGTAGCTACAATCCTGTTGAAGCCGCGTATTGGCAAATATAACAAAGATGGTAAACCTAACATCATTCCAGGTCATAACCAAGTTTACTCTGTACTCGGTGTAATTATCCTGTGGATTGGTTGGTTTGGATTTAACCCTGGTAGTACATTATCTGCCATGGGCGATGGTTTCTTTGGCTATGTAGCATTGACTACAAACGTAGCTGCGGCTGCCGGTGGTGTTGCTGCACTATTGATATCATGGGCTGTATTGGGTAAATCCGATATTCCTAGCATGCTGAACGGCGTGCTTGCGGCACTCGTTGCGATCACAGGTGCATGTGCTTTCGTTGAACCATGGGCGGCGCTGGTTATTGGTGCTCTGGCAGGTATTATCACATTCTTCACTGCTCAATTCTTTGATCGCAAAGGAATTGACGATCCAATCTATGCTTTCTCTGTACATGGTATTGCCGGTATGTGGGGAGCGATCTCCACAGGTTTGTTCGCAACACCGGAACTTGCTGAGAATGCAGGTGTAGGTCAAGCGGGGCTGTTCTACGGTGGCGGTTTCCACCAACTGGGCGTTCAGCTTCTGGGTCTGGTAGGCGCGTTCGCCTTCGTACTGATCATGTCCTTCATTATTCTCGGTGGCATGAAAGCTATCATGGGAATCCGTGTAACGGAAGAAGAAGAAACGATGGGTCTGGATTTAAGTGAGCACGGTACTTACGGGTACCCTGAACAAATGAAAAATGTAGAAACTAAATCCAATGGCGGTACGTTCAGCTCCTAA